The Sinorhizobium chiapasense genome contains a region encoding:
- a CDS encoding Abi family protein — protein sequence MTEAVNESWFQEEGLLLSEWQPEHLAKAIQDIEESRKEPTPGRIAAALTFSFWTAMFGKDYKTLRQTILHKIGRKPDGKGLRRKDFSGPLAQIRSLRNRIAHHEPVIM from the coding sequence GTGACCGAAGCGGTCAATGAAAGCTGGTTTCAAGAAGAAGGCCTGCTCCTAAGCGAATGGCAGCCCGAACACCTCGCCAAGGCGATCCAGGATATTGAGGAAAGCAGAAAGGAGCCCACCCCCGGCCGGATCGCCGCCGCCCTGACATTCAGTTTCTGGACCGCAATGTTTGGTAAGGACTATAAAACCCTGCGGCAGACAATCCTGCACAAGATCGGCCGCAAGCCGGATGGAAAGGGGTTGCGACGAAAGGATTTCTCCGGCCCGCTGGCGCAAATTCGCAGCCTTCGGAATCGCATCGCCCATCACGAGCCGGTCATCATGTAG